In Pieris rapae chromosome 10, ilPieRapa1.1, whole genome shotgun sequence, the genomic window AAAATTTGCGGCCGACGATATCCATGgaacataaacataattgaTGACAACAACGCTACAAATAACAAAGACGATCAGAgtaatttaaaagaagaaCCTATATACGAAACGATTTCTCAAAGAAAACTGTACATGCCATCATTATCACTACAAAAACCAAGAGGTGAAGTCATTAGCGATATGATCCAATTTTCCCCAAGACAGTCTGAGAGAACAACCGCCTATGAGGATGATTTATATTACGATGTATCAGATACGAGTTCCGATTACATGTCTCCGGCTGCAGATAAACGGTACGACAGCGATGACGAATACATTCGACCTGTTTCCATCATAGACAGAGTTGCACCTCGTAGGTCTGATGCGTATAAAGTAGAAAATGTCGATATAACGCCGCCACCAGTAACTCCGGCTCCAAGAATAGCTTCAATAGCATTTTGGGCAGAGAAGCTAGTTGAAAACGCGGAAAATTTACCAATATGGCTGTCCGCTCCGCCACGTAGAAGGCACTGGGATCTTCAGACAGAAGCTGATCTTCCGTTGCCGCGTCATATTCCCAGTTCGCGCATTCGTGGCTTAGAACCCCCTGATGTGTCAGCTTCCTTTATCCATTTTTTGGGATGGTACGGCTTTTTTATATCGCGATTGCTCTCTTTAGCCGCTTTCATTAACTTGTCGTCTTATTTCTcgataatagttttattcatacattacCAAATCatgttactatttttaatcgtGCCTAAGGCGCCGACAGTTCGTAGGGGTTTCTATATATTccttgcatttatttatttattttgcctAATGGAGTTTAAAGTTCGGTTTCGTCACGTCCGAGTGTGGCATTTATTTTGGTTTCTCGTGTGCACGGCTGAGATTGTGATATTCATTTCCCTTTGGGCCACTATAAATAATCCATTACACTTTTGGTGGAAAAATTTCGTCGTTCTTGTGACATTATGTAGTATGGCGTtcagctatttattatttttaatctattttgtTATGTTACAGCCTAGGGAAAtagttgtaaatattaatccaaataaaaattgtaaataaattgaattgtttttttattgtcattaGCACAAAGCTATTTAAAAACCTCTCAACAAATACGCGTGTATGGCGTAAAAAAAGAACGGTTTGTTTTGAACCTAAAATAACTTTGCGTACAATAGAATGTTCGAAGAAGTCTGATTGGATCCATCTGTTGGGTTGTTATAGTGAGGCACTATGCGCTACTACgtctaatttaaaacataatcaacaaatacaatttcaataaattacgaTGAACAAAGACTAGTAAAACTAAAGGTTAAATAAAgtcataacaatataatatttaactttggTCACTTTTCATTAGTCTGTTGGAAACGAAGTTGTGCTTTAAATTAAAGAGTGACGTTAGTtttcataaatcaaaatatttgagtGACAAGTCGTAAATAAAGGCTTAAGCAGTGTTGGTTGTGTGACTACCTCAACGTTACGTGTGACTCTCATGTCTGGGGTAGTAGGTTTGAACCCATGCTCTCCTAGACCTATGGATTTTCTGTCTATACAAATTCGTACAGTccctcgtacggtgaaggaaaacattgtgaggtaACCGGCATACCTCCCGAAAGTAGACGCTTGTGCTAGGAGgcggatcacctacttgcctattggaTCACggaatagatacagaaatctgaggcctagatcCAAAAGGTCGTAGCGCCATTGGTGGTCACATGTATGTGGTGgtataatctttttaatagttaaataatattattcaatttaaatattaaaaagatatctaacaaattcaaatacaGGTTACATACCAGTATTCCCTCAGAATATTTCTGTCACTTCATGAAAGTAAGGTGCAATGCATCTTTTACATCAAAGAAGCTTACGATTGAAGTATTCCTTCTGTCTACGAATTTTTCCGTCTGTACAAAGACAAAGCGGCATTGTGTAAAACCGGTGATATATAGATGTTGTCTCAACtggtgttaaaaaatttaatttcgataaataatgtttgtatagACAACTCCATGGATAAGACAATGAATAAATAGTATGACCaaacactaattaaattatttacgaaaaactttttattataataataaaaatatatgaatagaccaaaattattttataaatttggtcCTGGTTGGACCTTATGCTAGCGTCTTTTTGCTATACCTGATACTTCGAGCGAGGAAATCACCAGCTCTGAGGTCTGCAGTACCACCACTCTCCAATTTCAATCctaaataagttttcaataggtattattttatgtattaagttATCAATTAGgcaataaattcatataaattgataacattaaaaataaattaaattactctttgtaattttatgcCCTATATAAATACAACTCCTACCTGTAATAAGTACGTTAATATGCTTGTCAGCAATTCTTTATGGTTTTAATCGATGTCACAAAGTACTGAAACAAGTATTTAAGATTACGTTTACGATTTCACGGTCTTATTCCTTAATCGATCGGCCTCGTTTAGCACCCAtagaaatcttaataataaatcgtctaagtatataacaaaatatattcacgTTTAATACCGCTTAACTAAGGCaacaacaaacaatatttaatcaatcaattattattcaattgtttatttaagaacCTCACATcttgaatatatacatatatagaaatcATTTGGTATATTGCAGGAACTTGACGAGTTCTGGCGTTCACTTTgatcattattttttgctaATTTACCGTGGCCTGTCGATAGCACTCCGGAGATGAAGGCTCGCTTGTAATTATGATCAAGCTGACCGccattgtaatttgtaatataaagacTCACTTTCTTGTCGGATCAATTTCAAAGGATTACATTCTCAAATAGCTGACCTGAAAATGCCGTGCACATGTCCCAGCTAAAGCACAAAGTTTTCGATGGTTCCGTTGCATATTCGCGCCGTGTACTATTCGTCTcgataagaaaatattagtcttttatagaacattatagacactctcaatgatACAATACCAGAGGGtgcgcgagtacgttgccggacTTTTAAGCATTGatacgtattttatataaggatTGTAGGTAGTTTTACATAGATAGCGGTAGTACGCGAGACAAAATGCCTTAAAAAATGCTGTTTTGGAACGGCGGCTGTCGAGGTGATATGAGTAGAATTTCATAATCTTCCTCAACATGCGacgatgaaactcagctggaAATAGTCACCTACCTCTGCATGGTAAATGCCGCAAAAGACACAGAAAGATTCTATATCTCAATTCAACGCCAAGTGATCAAAAATATTCGAACCGCTCTGGAAGGAGTTGGTACCGGGGAGCTCTCGTAAACACTACTGCTATAGTTCCAAATACGCCACACCACCgccatataacatattttccatataaattatatgatttaatatcaatatattttacaatcttCCTACTTACCGTATTTTGTGAATTACGCTCCTAATTAGGTTTATGtttctatttagttttattttgcttGTGGTTTTTTTCCTGTAACACTTGTAAcgttatattttcttgtatattttaagcattcaagaatacatgtatatatgtttttataggaCTTACAAGTAAAAAACGATTTGAGTTGAGTAAATTAATTTCCGGAGTAAATACaccaacatttataaatacgtttattagaAACCAATGCagaaagttaataaattgCCATTTGTACTTGGCGGAGGCTTGGCCAAGGCCCTCTCGGCCACTTGTAATCTGACACCTCTTGTATTCGATCTTCTCTACTAATTTGCGGTTGCTTGGAATAGAAGGGTTGTCAATAAAGTCTCAGatcaaattaagttatttaatgcGTTCATGCGTATTATTGActcagaatttttattttttttgtcattacatttatttaactttataagccactatttaagccttgacttgtttaaaCCACAGCTGACCACACAACACAGccgaattaaatattacatagttaaaatgtaataatttttatagattgTTTTCCGTTTGTATATATTTGGACcttgtttgtttatatttagtatttcatctttaactatatatgtatttagtataattgtttttatgatatacttATTTGATATATGTTTGATAAGCTTTTTCCTTCCTTAcgatttacttaataaataataataatcctatgtcgaatatgtattaaaattgaaatagataactgaaataaagtgagaaaaatgtattttttagtttttattaataaagttttaccaTGCATGTAGTATCTTTTAGTATGTATTGTatgtgatttattaatatcagcAATTTCTTCAAAATTGAAATAAGAACATCGTGACATCATTTTAAAAGTagatctatttttatatttttttgaatggtAAACGTCTTTAACTAGATAAGAAAAATATCCATAGatgaatttagttatttttttattaattatgccaGCCCTAGGTCTGTGTGTAAAGAGGCGGAACCCGACAACGGGTTGCGTTGTGCCACACGATAAATCGTCGAACATAGCTCGTGGACAATTTCCCTGTCAGATCAACTTTCATGATGTtatacagatttaaaataattaaatgtgatTGTTTTTTATCTTTCTATAATACACTTCTAACAAAGATCTATGGATAGAAGCAGGGCCCACCCAGCGGTGAGACGACATTTGTTTAAgtagttaataattttcataattttccttaagattttttttctatatttagtattgtattgtattatttaagtgTTATTACTTTATGCTTATTAAACAACTTTAACAAGCCCTTTTTTAGCAATTTTAAACCgttatcttattaaaaacaaagagaCTTGTTGAAGGcagagtttattaatttatgcatAAAGATTTGTAACCGAcaagaaagaaaaagaaataaatatataggatATTTAAGCATAGTAAAGTGCACTGGGTCATCAGGGTTCCCTGTGTTGtaggcagccagtctcttccttatCACATGTACCTaaacagtattatttatttatagtaaatattcctgtatattgtgtctagtaaagttttttctttctttctaatTAACTCGGCGAAAGGTCTCTTTTAGTTCTTGGTAAATTCGACCGAGTCATTTTTCATCTCAGTTTTATTGTATCTAAAATGCAAGGCCTATGCCGTTTCTTCGGGGTTGCGTGAGCGTCGAAAGTAAAATGCTTTGAACATAATGGTTAATGgtctaaaaattgttttcgtaATCACTATTTGTAATAGACAATGTGGTACTGATAAGGGGTATCTTAGAGCAAATGTATTCCCAATGTGTTGTGAGTGCATTTCTTCGCGACCAAGTTAAATACGATAAGGTAATGACTTTAAGAATTGAGTTCAAAcaaatgtacaaaaatatatattaattgaattcttttaataaataaatatatgccgCGAACCggagtaattattttatttttcggggatatttttaacatatcgGAAATCTAAACGTGGTTTAGATGGTAATATCTCAGATCTTAACCTAGAATCAGTTTGATTTACGGCGTAacaattgtattgtaatataGCGCGTAGAACGTATCAAAGATTTTACTCCTTATACGCGGGGTTTAAGTTTCTTAAATATGCCGCGAATACAGAAACCTTGAAAATGGAatggataaatatataaaacaatctaTTTAACTGAACTTTTGaccattaattaattgttatccTCAGTTTTTTTTGCTTTGCAGTTTTTAAAAGCTCCCAGAATTAAGTCTGATATTCAGCTATGGcataagatatttttcttaaaataaataataagatttcCTTTCCTAGACGGATTTGAAGCTCATTTGTTAAACCTTCACCTTTCTAAATTAATGTCACGTTTCTTGTGATTGTTGAATGTATTCTCATCTCAAATgggtattaatatttatcctaAGTCGGTTTCAGTAAAATTTTCACCACCATCAGCAACTCCTGAACCCATCACTTGATTTAATCTCTTGTAGTAGAATTTGTACATTCTTTGTTATTTCCTGCAGTCAGGGCCATAGTTTTTCCAGCATCATTTAAATGTGTTCTTCAGTTCTCCCAATTAAtctttaacaaaacatttcgtGATGTCAAATTTCTTCCAGCTATCATGAACATTCATATCACGATCATATTCttgatatgaattttaatgataGCTATTCATATTatgtcatataatattaaaggttaccgattaaataaatctttagcCGTGAATATAGAAATTAGGTCACTATTTTTTAATCCGCATAGTAGAAACGCGAATTAAGAACGTGCAAAGCAAGAGATTTACTGTTTTGGTAACTTACTAATGTAACGTTAACAACGAAGAAATGTGTAAATTCACCTACAATATAAGGTATATTGTAGGttaatttacacattttacaCATTAGGAGTTTAGATCTACGGAAGGAGCTCTATTATTGTGACAAACTTTCAATTGTGGACGCCGGACAACTTATCTTGACTACGAGTGATTTGTTCTTCCGAGTTCACACGTTAAATTTCTCACGAAAAATGAACTTTTCCTTATTAGCACAGATTAACACAATAATGTTTGCATTTACTACAATTTAACACTATTTTTTAGAcctaaaaacatacaaaacacTGTATTTAACTCCAATCTTGTATAAACAtgagtatttttatacatatatttatttttcgcgTGCAGTTTccctacattattattttatttgaaacttgcataaagttataactattgccataaaattaaaaaaaaataacattttcagtgGATCATAGCTCTCAGTTTCGTATATACAACGGGTTGAATACTATTTAATGAAGcacattatatgtataactatTAAAGTGATACCACAAAGCATTATAAAGTCTTCGTGTGTGGCCATGTGCGATCGATTTATAATCGCCCTAATGTCGTTAAAGAATAGATAGTAATTATCTCCACGTACATACTTGCGTCATACTACCAAAAACGTTTCAACAATAACATCTTACGAACTTGTAAATATTGCAGAATATAATTCACTTTCTTTCAAGCCTTGTCGGATGAACGCATGATTAGAAAAATTAAGTACTTATTGTTAGTTCAAGTTGGAGATTAAACATTAAAGTTGTTATTCGTAGGATTTTTTATACCTGGCTACTACTACAACGTTATTCCTTGATAGATAATGGAATGATATCAGCGACTGTAGCACctactgtaataataataatattaaagacgGCACGAATAACCCGCAAATTTTCTTCAAAGCAACCCAAAACTCAATTGTGTTCACTTAGCCAATGTCTACTTGTGTACCAGGATCATGAATCGATCGTGAGCTAAAATAAACAGTaaccaaatataataaaaattcgtatgaaagtttttacttatatattaactgAATCGACAGACAAATCGATACTTTACCGACAAAGAGTAGACCCGACTGCTCGCAGTTTCTCttacatttaataactacatcaaacatttattgtttaatcaGGTACCTGCACTATACAACGACTTTGTTTCAACACTAGACACATTCAATTCCCTTCaaaactctttaaaaaaagatatctGTCACTTATAATGTCAATAAATCAATTCTCTCGTCGCTCGTGTGTAAAATCGTGTCACACACACGAGCTTCAGTTAAACACACACAATCCCACCCACACCCT contains:
- the LOC110994193 gene encoding uncharacterized protein LOC110994193; this translates as MVVCELDKEVSGEILGWKLPAWQALLLHRVLPSFGGLIIYLVIICFDLALVVQHYQSGNRVLAGFCFILIYLPAIISLVFSLASPPPTLQPEGATFKISIQKSDLKWIFTQIANAIFFPVAAIRRYSYLIFWWIEAVYASRSDNEERTRDALMRARTPSPIELYLFLQAFIHSAPHAVMNIVDMMANFSNPIYDTMQLQAVTLVASSLRMASTATVYRRFEREKICGRRYPWNINIIDDNNATNNKDDQSNLKEEPIYETISQRKLYMPSLSLQKPRGEVISDMIQFSPRQSERTTAYEDDLYYDVSDTSSDYMSPAADKRYDSDDEYIRPVSIIDRVAPRRSDAYKVENVDITPPPVTPAPRIASIAFWAEKLVENAENLPIWLSAPPRRRHWDLQTEADLPLPRHIPSSRIRGLEPPDVSASFIHFLGWYGFFISRLLSLAAFINLSSYFSIIVLFIHYQIMLLFLIVPKAPTVRRGFYIFLAFIYLFCLMEFKVRFRHVRVWHLFWFLVCTAEIVIFISLWATINNPLHFWWKNFVVLVTLCSMAFSYLLFLIYFVMLQPREIVVNINPNKNCK